The Fibrobacter sp. sequence CAGATCCCTTATTTCACAATTGAGACTGCGAAGATGCAGAAAGTCATCAGGGCTGAGATCCGAAACATTGATTTCCGTTCCAAGAAAACCTCTGTCCAGAATCTCATTGATTTCACCGCAGAATGTCAATTTCCCCTTTGACAATACAACCACATCATCACAGACCGCCTCTATATCATCGAGTACATGAGAACTGAAAAAGATTGTTTTCCCTTTTAGTGCAAGATCAGAGAAAAGATTCCTGAAAAGCCGTCTTCCCGGAGGATCCATTCCGCTCATCGGTTCATCGAGAATAAGCGTATGGGGATCTCCCAGAAGAGCCTGAGCCATATTGAGGCGCTGCTGCATCCCCTTGGACAGTTCTTTTACTCTGGAACCGGCTTTTTCTGTCAGATTAACCAGGGCGAGTACACGATCGATTTCATTTTTTACAACCGGTTTGTCCAGATCCAGCAATTCTGCTGCAAAACGAAGGGTTTCACTTACTTTCAGATGGCTGTAAAAGTATGGCTGTTCGGAAAGAAAAGCTACACCCTTTCTGGCTTCCTTCAGACGGGAGTCTTTACCGTAAATTTTTACCGAACCGGCATACGGAAACACCAGACCCATAATCATTTTTATGGTGGTTGTTTTTCCTGCCCCGTTAGGGCCTACAAAGCCTGTTACCCGGTTCTTTTTAGCAATAAAGGAGAGGTTAGATACTGCGGGTATCCTCTTTGCCCAGAAATCTTTTTGATAGATCTTCGAGACATTGGATAGTTCAATGGCATTCATTACAAAAAAAATAATACAGTAGATGTTAAAATGGGAATTTTTGACCCTGATTATCTTCTTCCGTTCCAGTCCCCCGGATATTAAACCACAACATTCTGTTTTCCCCTTGGGGTCTGTATTGGAATCGGTAGGTGACCAGAATTATGTCCCCGCCGTTCAAGCCGTAAAGGATCTTGGCAAAAGAGTCATCAACATATGCTTTTCAACAAAGAACGGCAATCTTCTACCAGGTGGCTCAGACACCTAAACAAGATAACAGATTCTTTTGCTGCAATCAAATATGCAGATATGAAATCTTTAATGAATTTTGAAATTCCTTCCTCAGAAGAAAAAGAATTAACTGCATAATTATCCAGTTGCATTTGTTTCTGCAGTGGCCCTAATCGATTTCCTTCTTCCATCTATACAAAAATTACTCGAGAATCATGAGGCAACAGAATAGCCTCCTGTTTTTCTCATCTTATGGTAAATTCTTTCTACCTGAAGACAGAATGCCTCTATTCGTGCTTCCAGGGTCTGGGAGAGCGGACTACCGTCAATCTCAACAGAGAGAAATGGCAATGTTGAGACATTTTTCACTGAAAAATCACCTGTTAACCTACTTCTGGTTTCGTTATTTGCAACCGGCGCCATCACCGCTT is a genomic window containing:
- a CDS encoding ABC transporter ATP-binding protein; translation: MNAIELSNVSKIYQKDFWAKRIPAVSNLSFIAKKNRVTGFVGPNGAGKTTTIKMIMGLVFPYAGSVKIYGKDSRLKEARKGVAFLSEQPYFYSHLKVSETLRFAAELLDLDKPVVKNEIDRVLALVNLTEKAGSRVKELSKGMQQRLNMAQALLGDPHTLILDEPMSGMDPPGRRLFRNLFSDLALKGKTIFFSSHVLDDIEAVCDDVVVLSKGKLTFCGEINEILDRGFLGTEINVSDLSPDDFLHLRSLNCEIRDLEKNSYQLFVPGNSDPGQIQNFLFSRSIKVDSISRCSMSLEELLYGSSDGSKDSRDNAEISASSELSELKT